Proteins from one Amycolatopsis benzoatilytica AK 16/65 genomic window:
- a CDS encoding SPFH domain-containing protein, translating to MGIFDKIRGEFIDIIEWTDDSRDTLVWRFPRYENEIKMNAKLTVRESQAAVFVNEGQVADAYPPGMYTLQTQNMPIMSTLKGWKYGFNSPFKAEVYFVNTRQFTDLKWGTQNPIILRDPEFGMVRLRAFGGYAVRVVEPVALLKELAGTDPQFRTEEVSEYLRSMVISKLGPSIAAAKVPMLDLVTQQDQIAGKIANALNLELREVGVEISKFMIENISVPPEVEAAMDKRTQMGVVGDLDQYTKFQSANAIEAAANNQGGAGEGLGIGLGMALGQRAAGPQQPQYQQAAPQQYQQPQQYQQAPPPQQPPMPPPLPQGEQWFIGANGQQLGPFDRNGLGQQISAGALVQDTLVWKAGMAQWTPASQVPEVSALFGAAPPPLPPQS from the coding sequence GTGGGCATCTTCGACAAGATCCGCGGCGAATTCATCGACATCATCGAGTGGACCGACGACAGCCGGGACACTCTCGTGTGGCGCTTCCCGCGCTACGAGAACGAGATCAAGATGAACGCCAAGCTGACCGTGCGCGAGTCGCAGGCCGCGGTGTTCGTGAACGAAGGCCAGGTCGCCGACGCCTACCCGCCCGGCATGTACACCCTGCAGACGCAGAACATGCCGATCATGTCCACCCTCAAGGGCTGGAAGTACGGCTTCAACTCGCCGTTCAAGGCCGAGGTGTACTTCGTCAACACCCGGCAGTTCACCGACCTCAAGTGGGGCACGCAGAACCCGATCATCCTGCGCGATCCGGAGTTCGGCATGGTCCGGCTGCGCGCGTTCGGCGGCTACGCGGTCCGGGTGGTCGAGCCGGTCGCGCTGCTGAAGGAGCTGGCCGGCACCGACCCGCAGTTCCGCACCGAAGAGGTGTCGGAGTACCTGCGCAGCATGGTCATCAGCAAGCTCGGGCCGTCGATCGCGGCGGCCAAGGTGCCGATGCTCGACCTGGTCACCCAGCAGGACCAGATCGCGGGCAAGATCGCCAACGCGCTGAACCTCGAACTGCGCGAGGTCGGCGTCGAGATCTCGAAGTTCATGATCGAGAACATCTCGGTGCCGCCCGAGGTCGAGGCCGCGATGGACAAGCGGACCCAGATGGGCGTGGTCGGCGACCTCGACCAGTACACGAAGTTCCAGTCCGCGAACGCGATCGAGGCCGCCGCCAACAACCAGGGCGGCGCGGGCGAGGGGCTCGGCATCGGACTGGGCATGGCTCTCGGCCAGCGCGCGGCCGGCCCGCAGCAGCCGCAGTACCAGCAGGCCGCCCCGCAGCAGTACCAGCAACCGCAGCAGTACCAGCAGGCGCCCCCGCCGCAGCAGCCTCCGATGCCGCCGCCGCTGCCGCAGGGCGAGCAGTGGTTCATCGGCGCGAACGGCCAGCAGCTCGGCCCGTTCGACCGCAACGGCCTCGGCCAGCAGATCTCCGCCGGCGCGCTCGTCCAGGACACGCTCGTGTGGAAGGCCGGCATGGCGCAGTGGACGCCGGCGTCGCAGGTGCCGGAGGTGTCCGCGCTGTTCGGCGCGGCCCCGCCGCCGCTCCCGCCGCAGTCCTGA
- a CDS encoding sensor histidine kinase, whose translation MPKPAFAVPRKDLVRTILRGSPAEPPDPAGDLSAVGDATLARAARYWVVVPAAYRIAAFLKVFIGYASANGALGLPQVLSATAFGMTANAGFLWWLIRSRGLPARRTRPVLIADLTVGLLLNVVVAATAPSAVQPFAVDVAWTWMIGAVAMWAGTRGLPAALGLLAAAIPVRAALTLAGGLPLTDPLAVSRSVGCLIALAVAIIVACGILVLLGVGTRFALDIGLRRGQEAERRRTRRLLHDSVLQTLEAFAITPPGDDDHAAERLAQLRAVAHAEAAELRRSITEPVDQRSRRTFLVELADVAAELAREGLRTQLVAADFADDDRLSADRRTALCEAVREALRNTAKHAGTRQVVLRVEERDGGTAVVARDQGRGFDVRQRRPGFGIQQSIEARLAEVGGTGQVESTPGHGTRVTLWVPH comes from the coding sequence ATGCCGAAACCAGCCTTCGCAGTGCCACGCAAAGATCTGGTCCGCACCATTCTCCGCGGCAGCCCCGCAGAGCCCCCGGACCCCGCCGGCGACCTCTCCGCGGTCGGCGACGCCACCCTGGCCCGGGCCGCCCGCTACTGGGTGGTCGTCCCGGCCGCCTACCGCATCGCCGCCTTTCTCAAGGTCTTCATCGGCTACGCCTCGGCCAACGGTGCTCTCGGCCTGCCCCAAGTCCTTTCGGCGACCGCCTTCGGGATGACCGCGAACGCGGGATTCCTCTGGTGGCTGATCCGGTCCCGCGGACTTCCCGCCCGCCGCACCCGCCCCGTCCTGATCGCCGATCTGACTGTCGGACTCCTCCTCAACGTGGTCGTCGCCGCGACCGCGCCGTCGGCGGTCCAGCCCTTCGCCGTCGACGTGGCCTGGACCTGGATGATCGGCGCGGTCGCCATGTGGGCCGGCACCCGGGGCCTCCCCGCCGCGCTGGGCCTGCTGGCCGCGGCGATCCCGGTCCGCGCCGCGCTGACCCTGGCCGGCGGTCTCCCGCTGACCGACCCGCTGGCGGTCAGCCGCTCGGTCGGCTGCCTGATCGCGCTGGCGGTGGCGATCATCGTCGCCTGCGGCATCCTCGTCCTGCTCGGCGTCGGCACCCGGTTCGCCCTCGACATCGGCTTGCGCCGCGGCCAGGAAGCCGAACGCCGCCGCACCCGGCGCCTCCTCCACGACAGCGTCCTGCAGACCCTGGAAGCGTTCGCGATCACTCCGCCCGGCGACGACGATCACGCCGCGGAACGGCTCGCCCAGCTCCGCGCCGTCGCGCACGCCGAAGCGGCCGAACTCCGCCGCAGCATCACCGAACCCGTCGACCAGCGTTCCCGGCGCACTTTCCTGGTCGAACTGGCCGACGTCGCCGCCGAACTGGCCCGCGAGGGCCTGCGCACCCAACTCGTAGCCGCGGATTTCGCCGACGACGACCGCCTTTCCGCCGACCGCCGCACCGCGTTGTGCGAAGCAGTGCGAGAAGCATTGCGCAACACCGCGAAACACGCCGGAACCCGCCAGGTCGTGCTCCGCGTCGAGGAGCGCGACGGCGGCACCGCGGTAGTCGCGCGCGACCAGGGCCGCGGCTTCGACGTGCGCCAGCGGCGTCCCGGCTTCGGCATCCAGCAGTCCATCGAGGCGCGCTTGGCCGAGGTCGGCGGCACCGGACAGGTCGAATCGACGCCCGGCCACGGCACCCGCGTCACACTGTGGGTCCCGCACTGA
- a CDS encoding isochorismatase family protein, translating into MPVSTLDPQPALVVVDLQNGLAALPGVPEVIARTAELADAFRAREHPVVLVRVTFAADGADLVPGRTEAPRSSFARPDGWDQITPELAGHDQDIVVTKRNWSAFYGTDLDLQLRRRGVTQVVLTGVATSIGVESTARAAHEHGYHVVLATDAMADTQPEAHENSVQRIFPRLGETGTVAEILELLP; encoded by the coding sequence ATGCCTGTCAGCACGCTCGATCCCCAACCCGCGCTGGTCGTCGTCGATCTGCAGAACGGACTGGCCGCCCTCCCCGGGGTGCCGGAAGTCATCGCCCGCACGGCGGAACTGGCCGACGCCTTCCGCGCCCGCGAGCATCCGGTCGTCCTGGTCCGCGTCACCTTCGCCGCCGACGGCGCCGACCTGGTCCCCGGCCGCACCGAAGCGCCGCGGTCCAGCTTCGCCCGCCCGGACGGCTGGGACCAGATCACCCCGGAGCTGGCCGGGCACGACCAGGACATCGTGGTGACCAAACGCAACTGGTCCGCCTTCTACGGCACCGATCTCGACCTGCAGCTGCGCCGCCGCGGCGTGACCCAGGTGGTGCTCACCGGGGTGGCGACGAGCATCGGCGTGGAGTCGACCGCCCGTGCCGCGCACGAGCACGGGTACCACGTGGTGCTGGCGACCGACGCGATGGCGGATACGCAGCCGGAAGCCCACGAGAACAGCGTCCAGCGGATCTTCCCGCGGCTCGGCGAGACCGGCACGGTCGCCGAAATCCTCGAGTTGCTGCCCTGA
- a CDS encoding helix-turn-helix domain-containing protein → MDTPENARTDRNRRMLESWRRGASITEIAREHGLSLSWTGRLLRQEGAVLPEIRRGVRRKLDTARIVREYEAGAPMQHLAAQHSASYGTIRRLLLRENVKIRPHGGQNAGGRRTPDSPDSPAG, encoded by the coding sequence ATGGACACGCCGGAGAACGCACGCACCGACCGCAATCGCCGGATGCTCGAATCCTGGCGGCGCGGCGCGTCGATCACCGAAATCGCCCGGGAACACGGCCTGTCGCTGAGCTGGACCGGACGCCTGCTGCGCCAGGAAGGCGCGGTGCTGCCAGAGATCCGCCGAGGGGTGCGCCGCAAGCTCGACACCGCCCGGATAGTCCGGGAATACGAGGCCGGTGCCCCGATGCAGCACCTGGCCGCACAGCATTCCGCTTCCTACGGCACAATCCGCCGCCTGCTGTTGCGAGAGAACGTGAAAATACGTCCGCACGGCGGACAGAACGCCGGCGGACGGCGCACGCCGGACTCCCCCGATTCGCCCGCCGGATAA
- a CDS encoding ferredoxin gives MNRLTVDPIACRAHGLCAEVLPELVSLDEWGYPVIAGASVPEPLVAEARRAAAACPVLALRLRKSA, from the coding sequence GTGAACCGGCTGACGGTGGATCCGATTGCCTGCCGGGCACACGGGTTGTGCGCGGAGGTGCTGCCGGAGCTGGTGTCGTTGGACGAGTGGGGCTATCCGGTGATCGCCGGTGCTTCGGTACCGGAGCCGCTGGTGGCCGAGGCCCGGCGCGCGGCGGCGGCTTGCCCGGTGCTGGCGTTGCGGCTGCGGAAGAGTGCTTAA
- a CDS encoding NADH-ubiquinone oxidoreductase-F iron-sulfur binding region domain-containing protein, which yields MLPSRRHNLAAHLTVHGGLPVLSRDALIREIDAAGLRGRGGGGFPSAVKLRSVAPGQAIVIANGCESDPFSTKDRALLDLAPHLVLDGIQVAARAVGATEAFLCLHEGNRSVLEALAERRDAVPVKLIAVPPRYVASEETALVHFLASGDARPTGKLPRPTERGLYGRPTLVQNVETLARFALISRLGADRYQAGRTDLVTVTGAVSRPGVLEFPAGTPISTVLARAGGSLASRAVLVGGFGGTWLPRALADPVPLGKEPGLSSLHLLPDPGCGLEVTARILSRLAAESARQCGPCMFGLPAVAGDFAELLAGRDSTGRLARRLPVLTGRGACAHPDGAARLAASALRVFAADVQAHLTSGSCRVTAGAA from the coding sequence GTGCTTCCCTCGCGCCGGCACAACCTGGCCGCACATCTGACTGTCCACGGTGGACTTCCCGTGCTGAGCCGGGACGCGCTGATCCGCGAGATCGACGCCGCCGGCCTGCGGGGCCGCGGCGGAGGGGGCTTTCCCTCCGCGGTGAAACTGCGCTCGGTCGCACCCGGTCAGGCGATCGTGATCGCCAACGGCTGCGAGAGCGATCCGTTCAGCACGAAGGACCGTGCGCTGCTCGACCTCGCGCCGCACCTCGTGCTGGACGGCATCCAGGTCGCGGCTCGCGCGGTCGGTGCGACGGAGGCATTTCTCTGTCTGCACGAAGGAAACCGCAGCGTGCTGGAGGCGTTGGCGGAACGCCGCGACGCGGTGCCGGTCAAGCTGATCGCTGTGCCGCCGCGGTACGTCGCGAGCGAGGAGACCGCACTCGTGCACTTCCTCGCGTCTGGCGACGCGCGCCCGACCGGCAAGCTTCCGCGCCCGACAGAGCGTGGCTTGTACGGGCGGCCGACTTTGGTGCAGAACGTCGAGACGCTGGCCCGGTTCGCGCTGATCAGCCGCCTCGGCGCGGACCGCTACCAGGCGGGCCGGACCGACTTGGTCACCGTGACCGGCGCGGTTTCGCGGCCGGGCGTGCTGGAATTTCCGGCGGGCACGCCGATCTCCACGGTCCTCGCCCGGGCGGGCGGATCCCTTGCCTCGCGAGCGGTTCTGGTCGGCGGGTTCGGCGGGACGTGGCTGCCGCGGGCGCTCGCGGACCCGGTGCCGCTGGGGAAGGAGCCCGGGTTGTCGTCCTTGCACCTGCTGCCGGACCCGGGCTGCGGACTGGAGGTGACGGCGCGCATCCTGTCCCGGCTGGCGGCGGAGTCGGCCCGGCAATGCGGGCCGTGCATGTTCGGCCTTCCGGCTGTCGCTGGAGATTTCGCCGAACTGCTGGCCGGGCGGGACTCGACAGGGCGGCTGGCACGCCGTCTCCCGGTCCTGACCGGCCGCGGCGCGTGCGCCCACCCGGACGGAGCGGCGCGACTGGCGGCGAGCGCGTTGCGGGTGTTCGCCGCGGACGTCCAGGCACATCTGACAAGCGGCTCGTGCCGGGTGACGGCGGGTGCGGCGTGA
- a CDS encoding ferric reductase-like transmembrane domain-containing protein, which yields MSSALWYFSRATGIVALVFFTAVVVLGFLNTSRLATRRWPRSALADLHRNLSLASLVFLAAHIVFAVVDGYVNLSWLAVLVPFVSGYQPFWVGLGAAAVDLLLAIVVTSLLRARIPLRVWRAVHWLAYLCWPVALVHGIGLVASDSARPLLVSLDIACVIAVLAAATVRFSSTHPDTEARRLSSLQR from the coding sequence GTGAGCTCCGCGCTCTGGTACTTCAGCCGGGCGACCGGGATCGTCGCATTGGTCTTCTTCACCGCGGTCGTCGTGCTCGGGTTCTTGAACACCAGCCGGCTGGCGACGCGCCGGTGGCCCCGGTCCGCGCTGGCCGACCTGCACCGGAACCTCTCGCTGGCCAGCCTCGTGTTCTTGGCCGCACACATTGTGTTCGCGGTAGTGGACGGCTACGTGAATCTCAGCTGGCTGGCGGTGCTGGTTCCGTTCGTCTCGGGCTACCAGCCGTTCTGGGTCGGACTCGGTGCGGCCGCGGTGGACCTGCTGCTCGCCATCGTGGTGACCAGTCTCTTGCGGGCGCGCATCCCGCTGCGGGTGTGGCGCGCGGTGCACTGGCTCGCCTACCTGTGCTGGCCGGTCGCGCTCGTGCACGGCATCGGCCTGGTCGCCTCCGACAGCGCCCGTCCGCTGCTGGTCTCGCTGGACATCGCCTGCGTGATCGCCGTGCTGGCCGCCGCGACGGTGCGGTTCAGCAGTACCCACCCCGACACCGAGGCTCGCCGCCTCTCGTCCCTTCAGAGGTGA
- a CDS encoding FAD:protein FMN transferase, with amino-acid sequence MTGPYSAEFPALGTTARVLVTEEAALGPATALLRTRLAELDQACSRFRTDSEISALHRSAGREVRVSPLLADALSAALRASWLTGGLVDPTVGGSMAALGYDRDFASVADGPELSPVPAPGTHRVLFDPATRTVVLLRGVFLDLGATAKAFAADRTAVEIARRAGCGVLVNLGGDLAVHGPAPEGGWQVAIGDDHADAADQSGPTITLTSGGLATSGVARRTWRRGDRTVHHIVDPRTGKPAGPCWRTVSVAAKSCLDANTASTASVVLGTAAPDWLTSRGLPARLVSSRGAVATTAGWPQDRKVRAS; translated from the coding sequence GTGACCGGGCCGTACTCGGCGGAGTTCCCGGCACTGGGCACGACCGCCCGGGTGCTCGTCACCGAGGAGGCCGCGCTCGGCCCGGCGACCGCGCTGCTGCGCACCCGGCTCGCCGAACTCGACCAGGCGTGCAGCCGGTTCCGGACGGATTCGGAAATCTCCGCTCTGCACCGCTCGGCCGGTCGCGAGGTGCGGGTGAGCCCTCTGCTGGCGGACGCGTTGTCGGCGGCACTGCGGGCGTCCTGGCTGACCGGCGGCCTGGTGGACCCGACGGTCGGCGGGTCGATGGCGGCGCTCGGCTACGACCGGGACTTCGCGTCGGTCGCCGACGGGCCTGAGCTGTCGCCGGTCCCCGCACCCGGAACGCACCGGGTGCTGTTCGACCCCGCGACCCGGACGGTCGTGCTGCTGCGCGGGGTGTTTCTCGACCTGGGCGCGACCGCGAAAGCTTTCGCCGCGGACCGGACCGCCGTCGAGATCGCCCGCCGCGCGGGATGCGGCGTGCTGGTCAACCTGGGCGGCGACCTCGCGGTCCACGGCCCGGCTCCGGAGGGCGGCTGGCAGGTCGCGATCGGCGACGACCACGCCGACGCGGCTGATCAGTCCGGCCCGACGATCACGCTGACCAGCGGCGGACTGGCCACGTCGGGGGTGGCCAGGAGGACTTGGCGGCGCGGCGACCGGACGGTGCACCACATCGTCGACCCGCGGACTGGCAAGCCGGCCGGCCCGTGCTGGCGGACGGTGTCGGTGGCGGCGAAGTCCTGCCTGGACGCCAACACCGCGAGCACGGCTTCGGTCGTGCTCGGGACGGCGGCACCGGACTGGCTGACGTCGAGGGGCCTGCCGGCCCGGCTGGTGAGTTCGCGGGGTGCGGTGGCCACCACCGCGGGCTGGCCGCAGGACCGCAAGGTGCGTGCGTCGTGA
- the argG gene encoding argininosuccinate synthase, with protein sequence MSKVLTSLPVGERVGIAFSGGLDTSVAVAWMRDKGAVPCTYTADIGQYDEPDIASVPGRAHAYGAELARLVDCKEALVEEGLAALTCGAFHIRTGGRAYFNTTPLGRAVTGTLLVRAMLEDDVQIWGDGSTYKGNDIERFYRYGLLANPGLRIYKPWLDAAFVTELGGRKEMSEWLQAHELPYRDSTEKAYSTDANIWGATHEAKSLEHLDTGIEIVEPIMGVRFWDPSVEIPAEDVTIGFEQGRPVTINGKEFDTAVDLVLEANAIGGRHGLGMSDQIENRIIEAKSRGIYEAPGMALLHAAYERLVNAIHNEDTLASYHNEGRRLGRLMYEGRWLDPQAMMLRESLQRWVGTAVTGEVTLRLRRGEDYSILDTTGPAFSYHPDKLSMERTADSAFGPVDRIGQLTMRNLDIADSRAKLEQYASLGMVGGTSHPKLIGAAQAAATGLIGAMPEGGAEAIASRGKTDDVELLDRAAMESGTD encoded by the coding sequence ATGTCCAAGGTGCTCACTTCCCTTCCCGTCGGCGAGCGGGTCGGCATCGCGTTCTCCGGCGGCCTCGACACGTCCGTGGCAGTGGCCTGGATGCGCGACAAGGGTGCGGTCCCGTGCACCTACACCGCCGACATCGGCCAGTACGACGAACCCGACATCGCGTCCGTCCCGGGCCGCGCGCACGCCTACGGGGCGGAGCTCGCCCGGCTGGTGGACTGCAAGGAAGCCCTCGTCGAAGAGGGGCTTGCGGCGCTGACCTGCGGCGCGTTCCACATCCGCACCGGCGGCCGGGCCTACTTCAACACCACCCCGCTCGGCCGCGCGGTCACCGGCACCCTGCTGGTGCGCGCGATGCTCGAGGACGACGTCCAGATCTGGGGCGACGGCTCCACCTACAAGGGCAACGACATCGAGCGGTTCTACCGCTACGGCCTGCTCGCCAACCCCGGACTGCGGATCTACAAGCCGTGGCTGGACGCGGCGTTCGTCACCGAACTCGGCGGCCGCAAGGAAATGTCCGAGTGGCTGCAGGCTCACGAGCTGCCCTACCGCGACAGCACCGAGAAGGCGTACTCCACCGACGCCAACATCTGGGGCGCGACGCACGAGGCGAAGTCGCTGGAGCACCTCGACACCGGCATCGAGATCGTCGAGCCGATCATGGGCGTGCGGTTCTGGGACCCGTCGGTCGAGATCCCCGCCGAGGACGTCACCATCGGCTTCGAGCAGGGCCGCCCGGTGACGATCAACGGCAAGGAGTTCGACACCGCGGTGGACCTGGTGCTCGAAGCCAACGCCATCGGCGGGCGGCACGGGCTCGGCATGTCCGACCAGATCGAGAACCGGATCATCGAGGCGAAGAGCCGCGGCATCTACGAGGCTCCCGGCATGGCGCTGTTGCACGCGGCCTACGAGCGGCTCGTCAACGCGATCCACAACGAGGACACTCTCGCCAGCTACCACAACGAGGGCCGTCGGCTGGGCCGGCTGATGTACGAGGGCCGCTGGCTCGACCCGCAGGCGATGATGCTGCGCGAGTCGCTGCAGCGCTGGGTGGGCACCGCGGTGACCGGCGAGGTCACCCTGCGGCTGCGGCGCGGCGAGGACTACTCGATCCTCGACACCACCGGCCCGGCGTTCAGCTACCACCCGGACAAGCTGTCGATGGAGCGCACCGCGGACTCCGCGTTCGGCCCGGTCGACCGGATCGGCCAGCTGACCATGCGGAACCTCGACATCGCCGACTCCCGCGCCAAGCTCGAGCAGTACGCGAGCCTCGGCATGGTCGGCGGCACCTCGCACCCGAAGCTGATCGGCGCCGCGCAGGCCGCCGCGACCGGTCTGATCGGCGCGATGCCCGAGGGCGGCGCCGAGGCGATCGCCTCGCGCGGCAAGACGGACGACGTCGAACTGCTCGACCGGGCGGCGATGGAGTCCGGCACCGACTGA
- a CDS encoding DUF885 domain-containing protein, protein MTPIFQLSDTHVTAEAELDPVSATYAGIAVDPAALTDLTPDGFAARADLNRRTLATLATLAPESRADRIAAAHLRNSLEAELAWYDLDEPYRTVQAHFGTLSSLADSVRLMPRTGEDAWRALAIRMAGVETMLAGWQTTLRTGLGRGLRAARRQALETAAQADRYAGVHNGLVAEYGDGPQADDLRAAAAAAHRGYAAIARFLREDYAPHATETEGVGAERYAVGARLCLGAEIDLAEAYEWGWAELARIESEIAAEAAKIRPGASVREVLALLNDECAVDGEESYLDWLRAAHDHALEAAAEHFDIPEPLHALDVTLARDSGAGSPYYTGPAEDGSRPGRTWWPLGGRNRFATWSELTTVFHEGVPGHHLQIGVASLAGDAVSRYARIHSVSGHAEGWALYAERLADELGWYSERGTRLGMLAGSALRAARVVIDLGAHLNLPLPDGSRWDFETACRFLHERGLAAEHRVHAEVVRYFGWPAQAISYKLGERAWLQAREEAAAKPGFTLRQWHHDALAVGPVGLAALRDALR, encoded by the coding sequence GTGACCCCGATCTTCCAGCTGTCCGACACCCATGTGACGGCCGAAGCCGAACTCGACCCGGTCTCCGCCACCTACGCGGGCATCGCCGTCGACCCGGCCGCGCTCACCGACCTGACCCCGGACGGTTTCGCCGCCCGCGCCGACCTGAACCGGCGCACGCTCGCCACTCTCGCGACGCTGGCGCCCGAGTCCCGCGCGGACCGGATCGCCGCCGCGCACCTGCGGAACAGCCTCGAAGCCGAGCTGGCCTGGTACGACCTCGACGAGCCGTACCGGACTGTCCAAGCGCATTTCGGCACGCTCAGCTCGCTGGCCGACTCCGTCCGGCTGATGCCGCGCACCGGCGAGGACGCCTGGCGCGCCTTGGCGATCCGGATGGCCGGCGTCGAAACGATGCTGGCCGGCTGGCAGACGACGCTGCGGACCGGCCTCGGCCGCGGGCTGCGCGCCGCCCGCCGGCAGGCGCTGGAAACCGCCGCACAGGCCGACCGGTATGCCGGGGTCCACAATGGACTCGTAGCGGAGTACGGCGACGGACCGCAAGCCGACGACCTGCGCGCCGCCGCTGCCGCCGCGCACCGCGGTTACGCGGCGATCGCCCGCTTCCTGCGCGAGGACTATGCCCCGCACGCCACCGAAACCGAAGGCGTCGGCGCGGAGCGCTACGCCGTCGGCGCCCGGCTGTGCCTCGGCGCGGAGATCGATCTGGCCGAAGCGTACGAGTGGGGCTGGGCCGAGCTTGCCCGGATCGAGTCCGAAATCGCCGCCGAGGCCGCGAAAATCCGGCCGGGCGCGAGCGTAAGGGAAGTTCTCGCGCTGCTGAACGACGAATGCGCGGTGGACGGCGAAGAGTCCTATTTGGACTGGCTACGCGCCGCGCACGACCATGCGCTCGAGGCGGCCGCGGAACACTTCGACATCCCGGAACCGTTGCACGCCTTGGACGTCACCCTCGCGCGCGACTCCGGCGCCGGTTCGCCGTACTACACCGGCCCGGCCGAGGACGGCAGCCGTCCCGGCCGCACCTGGTGGCCGCTGGGCGGGCGGAACCGGTTCGCCACCTGGTCGGAGCTGACCACGGTGTTCCACGAGGGCGTCCCCGGGCATCATCTGCAAATCGGCGTCGCCAGCCTGGCCGGAGACGCGGTGAGCCGCTACGCCCGGATCCATTCGGTCAGCGGGCACGCGGAGGGCTGGGCGCTCTACGCCGAACGCCTCGCCGACGAACTGGGCTGGTACTCCGAGCGCGGCACCCGGCTCGGAATGCTCGCGGGTTCCGCGCTGCGCGCCGCCCGGGTCGTGATCGACCTCGGCGCGCACTTGAACCTGCCGCTGCCGGACGGTTCCCGCTGGGACTTCGAGACCGCTTGCCGGTTCTTGCACGAACGCGGACTGGCCGCGGAACACCGCGTGCACGCCGAGGTCGTCCGCTACTTCGGCTGGCCGGCCCAGGCCATCTCGTACAAGCTCGGCGAACGCGCCTGGCTGCAGGCCCGCGAGGAAGCGGCCGCCAAGCCCGGGTTCACGCTGCGCCAGTGGCACCACGACGCGCTGGCGGTCGGCCCGGTCGGGCTCGCCGCCCTGCGGGACGCGCTGCGCTAA
- a CDS encoding Fur family transcriptional regulator, translating into MDELAARLRDKGLRVTPQRRAVLAAVARTPHVTAAEIASSLSAEGAVGALSRQGLYNVLDDLVGARLLRSLEPAGSPARFEVELDDNHHHLVCRGCGRIQDVPCAVGAAPCLEPGPVPGFRVDQAEVTWWGMCEECENRG; encoded by the coding sequence ATGGACGAGTTAGCGGCGCGGTTGCGCGACAAGGGCCTGCGCGTCACGCCGCAGCGGCGCGCGGTGCTGGCGGCGGTCGCCCGGACTCCGCACGTCACCGCCGCCGAGATCGCGTCCTCGCTCTCCGCCGAAGGCGCGGTCGGCGCGTTGTCCCGGCAGGGGCTGTACAACGTGCTGGACGACCTGGTCGGCGCCCGGCTGCTGCGCTCGCTGGAGCCGGCCGGGTCGCCGGCCCGGTTCGAAGTGGAGCTTGACGACAACCACCACCACCTGGTGTGCCGTGGTTGCGGACGCATTCAGGACGTGCCGTGCGCGGTCGGCGCCGCGCCGTGCCTCGAACCTGGCCCGGTACCGGGATTCCGGGTGGACCAGGCCGAGGTCACCTGGTGGGGCATGTGCGAGGAGTGCGAGAACCGCGGTTAG
- a CDS encoding Fur family transcriptional regulator, whose translation MLTTPVPSDAPVDVRLRRAGLRVTTVRQVVLEVLADHPHVTVAELLPLVRTRLRMASTRAVHDVLATGVAAGLVHRFDHVGVAQRYEMSGFDHSHLLCRQCGRLEATAPTDSPGEAISGLCTSCR comes from the coding sequence GTGCTCACGACCCCGGTTCCTTCCGACGCTCCCGTGGACGTCCGGCTCCGGCGCGCCGGACTGCGCGTGACGACCGTGCGGCAAGTCGTGCTCGAAGTACTGGCCGACCACCCGCACGTCACCGTCGCCGAACTGCTGCCGCTGGTCCGCACCCGGTTGCGGATGGCCTCCACCCGCGCGGTGCACGACGTGCTCGCCACCGGCGTCGCCGCCGGCCTGGTGCACAGGTTCGACCACGTCGGAGTCGCCCAGCGCTACGAGATGTCCGGCTTCGACCATTCGCACCTGCTGTGCCGGCAATGCGGCCGGCTGGAGGCGACCGCCCCGACCGACTCCCCCGGCGAAGCGATCTCTGGACTCTGCACGTCCTGCAGGTAG